In Halarcobacter bivalviorum, a genomic segment contains:
- a CDS encoding RecB-like helicase — MKKYLALKASAGSGKTFALTVRYITLLLKGATPKEILTLTFTNKAANEMSERIYKTLLSLGEDEAYLNAIALESELSKEQILSKKSYLVNLFSNAALSIFTIDKFVNKILREFSGYAGINDDFEIKEDDVEKLSSKFLESLSLEEFDKLIDFSLFENKKYNSIFEVFKNMFEKAETIDVVNIDLSLIEIQKKEALQEALKIKEFILNCPNASNSAIKAVDYENFEELISKKWLEKDRAEEYSYFKKCSNELLEEFFSKTKEEVGNYYKLRSAFSLSRLFELYNLFKEYKRRYNSSKNYLHFDDISNICYELLSTKIDKEFLYFRLDSNFSHILIDEFQDTSLLQYKILKPLIEEILSSSEFKTFFYVGDTKQSIYRFRGGKRELFDYVLKTNPMVNVEVLNTNYRSCEQVVNYVNQAFNKLNSYEYHDQISVHKDGYVEVFEDEALLSEEKYENIAKKISELMQKGVNSNDIAILTYTNDDVLNLYSYLKKMFPSLKISTEMTSKLINQENVKAIINAIKYLYFQEGIYKENLNAIIGKAPESSFELNIDLKYRSVQESVLKIAQFLNVTDDNVMKFVELCSSYKNIVDFVYEIDELDASIENSEQVGLQILTIFKSKGLEFHTVLLLDRIKQKVANRDYLLFEYDNVNLKNIYYKIGGLDNYSIEYKEALKKEKALEFEDELNILYVAMTRAKKNMIIFKKKEKSVFDLLDLKIAALGEVIKSDNKTKNYEKSEKVIYKALDLGKQEKPIKVEEDNDNAYTLHAKYFGIATHFCLEMMNNFDEKSLHLAINLVKNRYSNYLDESDIANIKARVFQLIAHEEFLALTSNANYSKEQSLIYKGELKIIDLLVEKEGKYFIFDYKTTRDELQEHIEQVSHYEKAIKNILVNDEVYSFIIYLNEKGVKLKKV; from the coding sequence ATGAAAAAATATTTAGCATTAAAAGCAAGTGCAGGAAGTGGTAAAACTTTTGCCTTAACAGTAAGATATATAACTTTATTATTAAAAGGTGCAACTCCTAAAGAGATTCTAACTTTAACTTTTACAAATAAAGCAGCAAATGAAATGAGTGAAAGAATTTATAAAACACTTCTTTCGTTGGGAGAAGATGAAGCCTATTTAAACGCTATTGCTTTAGAGTCTGAATTATCAAAAGAGCAAATTCTTTCAAAAAAATCATATTTAGTTAATCTTTTTAGTAATGCAGCTCTTTCAATTTTTACTATTGATAAATTTGTAAATAAAATATTAAGAGAGTTTAGTGGATATGCAGGAATAAATGATGACTTTGAAATTAAAGAGGATGATGTAGAAAAACTTAGTAGCAAGTTTTTAGAGTCTTTATCTTTAGAAGAGTTTGATAAGTTGATTGATTTTTCACTTTTTGAAAATAAAAAATATAACTCTATTTTTGAAGTTTTTAAAAATATGTTTGAAAAAGCAGAAACTATTGATGTTGTTAATATTGATTTATCCCTAATTGAGATACAAAAAAAAGAGGCTTTACAAGAAGCTTTAAAAATAAAAGAGTTCATCTTAAACTGCCCAAATGCTTCAAATAGTGCTATAAAAGCAGTTGATTATGAAAACTTTGAAGAGTTGATTTCTAAAAAATGGTTAGAAAAGGATAGGGCAGAAGAGTACTCATATTTTAAAAAATGTTCAAATGAACTCTTAGAAGAGTTTTTTTCTAAAACAAAAGAGGAAGTAGGAAACTATTATAAACTTAGGTCAGCTTTCTCTCTTAGTAGATTGTTTGAGTTATATAATCTTTTTAAAGAGTACAAAAGAAGATATAACAGCTCTAAAAATTATTTACACTTTGATGATATTTCAAATATTTGTTATGAGTTATTAAGTACTAAAATTGATAAAGAGTTTCTATATTTTAGATTAGATTCTAACTTCTCTCATATTTTGATAGATGAGTTTCAAGATACTTCACTTTTACAATATAAAATATTAAAACCTTTGATTGAAGAGATACTTTCAAGTTCTGAATTTAAAACTTTTTTTTATGTTGGAGATACAAAACAATCTATTTATAGATTTAGAGGTGGGAAAAGAGAACTTTTTGATTATGTATTAAAAACAAACCCCATGGTAAATGTTGAGGTTTTAAATACAAACTATAGGTCTTGTGAGCAAGTGGTAAACTATGTAAATCAGGCTTTTAATAAGTTGAACTCTTATGAATACCATGACCAAATATCTGTTCATAAAGATGGTTATGTTGAGGTTTTTGAAGATGAAGCTTTATTAAGTGAAGAGAAATATGAGAACATCGCTAAGAAAATATCTGAGCTTATGCAAAAGGGTGTAAATAGTAATGATATTGCAATTTTAACCTATACAAATGATGATGTGTTAAATCTTTATTCATATTTAAAAAAGATGTTTCCAAGTCTTAAAATTAGTACAGAGATGACTTCAAAACTTATAAATCAAGAGAATGTAAAAGCTATTATTAATGCAATTAAATATCTATATTTTCAAGAAGGTATTTATAAAGAGAATTTAAATGCAATTATAGGTAAAGCCCCTGAGAGTTCTTTTGAGTTAAATATAGATTTAAAATATAGAAGTGTACAAGAGTCAGTTTTAAAAATAGCACAATTTTTAAATGTAACAGATGATAATGTTATGAAGTTTGTAGAACTTTGTTCTTCTTATAAAAATATTGTTGATTTTGTTTATGAGATAGATGAGTTAGATGCTTCAATTGAAAACTCTGAACAAGTAGGGTTACAAATATTAACAATATTTAAATCAAAAGGTTTAGAGTTTCATACAGTTTTACTCTTAGATAGAATAAAACAAAAAGTAGCAAATAGAGATTATTTATTATTTGAATATGATAATGTTAATCTAAAAAATATCTACTATAAAATTGGTGGTTTAGATAACTATAGTATAGAGTATAAAGAGGCTTTAAAAAAAGAGAAGGCTTTAGAGTTTGAAGATGAGTTAAATATTTTATATGTAGCAATGACAAGAGCTAAAAAGAATATGATAATCTTTAAAAAGAAAGAAAAATCAGTTTTTGATTTACTTGATTTAAAAATAGCAGCTTTAGGTGAGGTTATTAAAAGTGATAATAAAACTAAAAATTATGAAAAAAGTGAAAAAGTAATATATAAAGCTTTAGATTTAGGAAAACAAGAGAAACCAATAAAAGTAGAAGAGGATAATGATAATGCATATACTCTTCATGCAAAATATTTTGGTATAGCAACTCACTTTTGCTTAGAGATGATGAATAACTTTGATGAGAAATCTTTACATTTAGCAATAAATCTTGTAAAAAATAGATATTCAAACTACTTAGATGAGAGTGATATAGCAAACATAAAAGCTAGAGTATTTCAATTAATAGCCCATGAAGAGTTTTTAGCTTTAACTTCAAATGCAAATTATAGTAAAGAGCAATCTTTAATTTATAAAGGGGAGTTAAAGATAATTGATTTATTAGTTGAAAAAGAGGGTAAATATTTTATCTTTGATTATAAAACTACAAGAGATGAACTGCAAGAGCATATAGAACAAGTAAGCCATTATGAAAAAGCTATTAAAAATATATTAGTAAATGATGAGGTTTATTCTTTTATTATATATTTAAATGAGAAGGGAGTTAAGCTCAAAAAGGTCTAA